A genomic segment from Synchiropus splendidus isolate RoL2022-P1 chromosome 18, RoL_Sspl_1.0, whole genome shotgun sequence encodes:
- the LOC128749295 gene encoding NADH dehydrogenase [ubiquinone] 1 alpha subcomplex subunit 4-like 2, which translates to MIFRTAVEHAKKHPGLIPQFFFICLGMGGATLYLIRLAKGPHVTWNKSSNPEPWNKLDPTYQYKLVSISTDYKNLKKEGPDF; encoded by the exons ATGATATTCCGGACAGCGGTGGAGCACGCCAAAAAACACCCTGGG CTCATCCCCCAGTTCTTCTTCATCTGTCTGGGAATGGGCGGAGCCACTTTGTATCTGATCCGACTGGCCAAAGGACCCCACGTTAC ctggaacAAGTCCAGCAACCCTGAGCCATGGAATAAACTTGACCCGACATACCAGTACAAG CTTGTCTCCATCAGCACTGACTACAAGAACCTAAAGAAGGAAGGGCCAGACTTCTGA